In Mammaliicoccus sp. Marseille-Q6498, the genomic stretch TTAGGTGTAATTCAAACGGGACAGACACAAGTAATTATTGGTGGAGGAGTTGTTGAAGTATATAAAGAAGTTGAGAAAATTTTATCAGAGTCTAATGATCGTCCTAATCAAGATGTTAATAAAAAGCAAAATTGGAAAGCTGGATTAGTAGATTTTATAATTGGTATATTTCAGCCGCTAATACCTGCAATAGCTGGAGGGGGAATATTAAAATCTTTATTAATGCTATTAGACTTAATAGGTGTGTTGGATAAGTCAACTTCAACATATAAGGTTCTCACATTTATTGGTGACGCACCTTTGTATTTTCTACCGTTACTTGTCGCAATAACAACAGCCAATAAATTGAAAGTTAACAGTCTTGTAGCTGTCTCGGCAGTTGGTGGGTTATTAATCCCAGGACTTACAGATATGATTAGTAATGATACTAAATTATTCGGAATTACAATTCAAAATATTACTTATGCATATCAAGTATTTCCAGCAATTCTTTGTATTATTACTTATTCATTTTTAGAAAAATATCTCACAAAAATAAGTCCTAAAGTAATTAGAAGTTTCTTTGTTCCTATGATGTCACTATTAATCGTTGTTCCATTTACGTTATTAATACTAGGACCAATAGGTTTCACATTTGGACAAGGATTTGCTGCAGTCGTTATGTGGATATTTAGTAAGTTCGGCTGGGTTGCAGTAGCGTTACTTGCAATGTTTTTACCATTTATGGTTGTTACAGGAATGCATAAAGCGATGATTCCATATGTAATTACATCGTTAGGAGAAACTGGAAAAGAAATCATTTATAATGCAGCTTCTCTTGCTCATAATATTTCAGAAGCAGGTGCATGTTTTGCTGTAACATTACGTACAAAAGATAAAAGATTAAAGGCTACTGCTGTATCTGCAGGGGTATCTGCACTTTTTGGAATAACTGAACCGGCATTATATGGTGTAACTATTTTACACAAAAGAGTATTATATGGTGTTATGTTTGGTAGTTTAATAGGTGGTGCAACATTAGGGGTATTAGGTGTTGAAGCATATGTTGCTGTTGGACCTGGAGTAGCTAGTTTATCAATGTTTATTTCGGAAAAATTACCTTATAATTTATTATTTGCTGTGATCGGTTTGGTGGTATCATTTATAGCTTCATTTATTGCCGTCTTAATAATTTGGAAAGATTCAACTGATGAGGAAAAAAGCTTTGCATTAAATGAAAGCGATATCTTTTTAAAAGCACCTGTGGATGGAAAGCTGATTTCTCTATCAATGGTTAACGATGAAGTCTTTGCAAATAAGATGTTAGGCGATGGGATTGGTATTATACCAGATACAGGTAAATTATATGCACCTTGTGATGGAAAAGTATCAATGATATATAATACTAAGCATGCATTAGGTTTAGAAACAGGTGAAGGTATCGAAATGTTATTCCATATAGGATTAGATACAGTTAATTTGAATGGTAAATATTTTGAAACATGTGTATCAATAGGGCAAGAAGTTAAACAAGGAGATTTATTACTGGAATTTGATTTAGAGAATATTAAAAAAGCGGGATTTGATCCAACGACTATTTTTGTAATTACAGAACCTAAAAATATAATCCTGGATATTAAAGTAGAACAAGAAGTGACTTATAAAGATAATATAATAAAAGTAGAAAGGAAAGAATAATATGATTTTGAATGATAATTTTTTATGGGGCGGAGCAGTATCTGCAAATCAAGTGGAAGGTGCATGGAATATAGGAGATAAAGGAATGTCAGTTGCTGATGTTGCATCTTTTAAACCAAATATTGACGTTAAAGATTATAAAGCACACAATGCAATAACAACTGAGAAAATTTTAGAAGCTAAAAATGAGGAAAGCACAAAATGGTATCCAAAACGTCGAGGAATAGATTTTTATCATAAATATAAAGAAGATATTAAACTTTTTTCTGAAATGGGTTTTAAAACTTTAAGAATATCTATCGCCTGGACGCGCTTATTTCCAACTGGAGAAGAAGAACAAGCTAATCGATTAGGTATTAATTATTATAAAAATGTTTTCAAAGAATTAAAGAAATATAATATTGAACCTATTGTTACTTTGTCACATTACGAAATGCCTTTGGCGTTGTCAGAAAAATATAATGGTTGGGTAGACCGTAAATTAGTAGATTTATTTGTAAGGTATGCAGAGGTATGTTTTGAAGAGTTTGGTGAATACGTAACTTATTGGTTAACTTTTAACGAAATAGACAGTGTAGGTAGACATCCGTTTATAACAGCTGGAATTGTTGAAGATAAATGTATTGATTATTCATTGAATGAAGCTATTTATCAATCTTTACATCATCAATATGTAGCAGCTGCAATTGCTACAAATAAATGTCATAAAATGATTCCTGGAAGTAAAATGGGATGTATGTTGACAAAATTAACAACGTATCCAAATACTTGTAACCCAGAAGATGTTTTCCTTGCTTTAAAAAGTAACTTAAACAATTATGCTCACGCTGATATCCAAATTTTAGGTGAATATTCACCACTTTATAAAAAGCAATTGGAGAATAAAGGTATTAATATAAAAATGCTAACAGAAGACAAGAAGCTCTTAAAGGATAATACTGCTGATTATTTAGCATTTAGTTATTATATGTCTCGAACCGAATCATCTGATGCATCATTGGAACAAACTTCAGGTAATACTATTATGGGAGTGAAAAATCCTTATCTTCCATCTACTGAATGGGGATGGGAAATAGATCCACTTGGATTAAAAATTTCGTTAATAGAACTTCAAGATCGTTATAATGTACCGTTAATCATTGTTGAAAATGGTATGGGAGCAAAGGA encodes the following:
- a CDS encoding glycoside hydrolase family 1 protein, which produces MILNDNFLWGGAVSANQVEGAWNIGDKGMSVADVASFKPNIDVKDYKAHNAITTEKILEAKNEESTKWYPKRRGIDFYHKYKEDIKLFSEMGFKTLRISIAWTRLFPTGEEEQANRLGINYYKNVFKELKKYNIEPIVTLSHYEMPLALSEKYNGWVDRKLVDLFVRYAEVCFEEFGEYVTYWLTFNEIDSVGRHPFITAGIVEDKCIDYSLNEAIYQSLHHQYVAAAIATNKCHKMIPGSKMGCMLTKLTTYPNTCNPEDVFLALKSNLNNYAHADIQILGEYSPLYKKQLENKGINIKMLTEDKKLLKDNTADYLAFSYYMSRTESSDASLEQTSGNTIMGVKNPYLPSTEWGWEIDPLGLKISLIELQDRYNVPLIIVENGMGAKDELTIDEKVHDDYRIDYLREHIRAIIEAAGEGVDIFGYTSWAPIDSISVSTSQMSKRYGYIYVDQNDLGEGSLKRIKKDSYYWYKRVIESNGEILG
- a CDS encoding beta-glucoside-specific PTS transporter subunit IIABC — its product is MGEKQIAIEIIEKIGGINNVSHLEHCSTRLRFSLYDDGKVDKESIQKIPGVLGVIQTGQTQVIIGGGVVEVYKEVEKILSESNDRPNQDVNKKQNWKAGLVDFIIGIFQPLIPAIAGGGILKSLLMLLDLIGVLDKSTSTYKVLTFIGDAPLYFLPLLVAITTANKLKVNSLVAVSAVGGLLIPGLTDMISNDTKLFGITIQNITYAYQVFPAILCIITYSFLEKYLTKISPKVIRSFFVPMMSLLIVVPFTLLILGPIGFTFGQGFAAVVMWIFSKFGWVAVALLAMFLPFMVVTGMHKAMIPYVITSLGETGKEIIYNAASLAHNISEAGACFAVTLRTKDKRLKATAVSAGVSALFGITEPALYGVTILHKRVLYGVMFGSLIGGATLGVLGVEAYVAVGPGVASLSMFISEKLPYNLLFAVIGLVVSFIASFIAVLIIWKDSTDEEKSFALNESDIFLKAPVDGKLISLSMVNDEVFANKMLGDGIGIIPDTGKLYAPCDGKVSMIYNTKHALGLETGEGIEMLFHIGLDTVNLNGKYFETCVSIGQEVKQGDLLLEFDLENIKKAGFDPTTIFVITEPKNIILDIKVEQEVTYKDNIIKVERKE